ACGGCAAGAACCTTCCCGTCGCGGAGATGCAATCCAAGGCGCGCGCCTATGCGCACGAGCAGATCGAACGGCAGAAGAAGGACTTCAAGCGCCTGGGCGTACTGGGCCAGTGGGACCGGCCCTACATGACGATGGCCTTTCGCAACGAGGCCAACGAAATCCGCGCCTTGGCGCGCATCATGGATAAGGGCTATGTGTTCCGCGGTCTGAAGCCGGTGAACTGGTGCTTCGATTGCGGCTCGGCGCTGGCCGAGGCGGAAGTCGAATACGCCGACCGGGTGGACCCGGCGGTCGACGTAGCCTTCCCCTTCGCCGACAAGGCAGGGCTGGCGCGCGCATTCGGGTTGGCGTCCGTGGACGACGGCGCCATTGTCATCTGGACGACCACGCCCTGGACGATTCCTTCCAACCAGGCGCTGAACCTGCATCCCGAAATCGAGTACGCGCTGGTGCGGGTATCCCCCGCCCTGCCCACCGGTCCGCTGCTGCTGCTGGCGACTGAACGCGTGCAAACCTGTCTGGAGCACTGGGGGTTGCAAGGTGAAATCGTGGCCACCACGCGCGGCGAAGCGCTGGCCGGGCTGACGTTCCATCACCCGCTTGCACGGGTCGATGCCGGCTACAACCGCCTGTCACCCGTTTACCTGGGCGACTATGTCACCCTGGATACCGGCACGGGCGTGGTGCATTCGGCGCCCGCCTACGGCATCGAGGATTTCGTGTCGTGCAAGACGCACGGCCTGGCCGATGCGGACATGCTCAGTCCCGTGATGGGCGACGGTCGGTACGCCTCCACGCTGCCGCTATTCGGCGGCCTGAGCATCTGGGACGCCAACCCCAAGATCGTCGAAACCCTGCGCGAGGCCGGTACGCTGCTGCACAGCGAAAAGCATAAGCACAGCTACATGCACTGCTGGCGGCACAAGACACCGATCATCTATCGCGCCACCAATCAATGGTTCGCCGGCATGGATATCACGCCGCGCGAGGGCGGCCCCACCCTGCGCGAAGCCGCGCTGGCCGGTATCGAGGCGACGCGTTTCTATCCCGCCTGGGGCCGCGCGCGCCTGCACGCCATGATCGCCAACCGTCCCGACTGGACCTTGTCGCGCCAGCGCCAATGGGGCGTGCCCATGGCGTTCTTCGTGCACAAGGAAACCGGTACGCTGCATCCCCGCACCGTCGAACTGCTGGAGCAGATTGCGCAGCGCGTCGAACAGGGCGGCATCGAAACCTGGCAGTCGCTGGATCCGCGCGAATTGCTGGGCGACGAAGCCGACATGTACGAGAAAAGCCGCGACACGCTCGATGTGTGGTTCGACTCCGGCACCACGCACTTCACGGTACTGGGCGGCAAGGACGCGACGCAATCGGGTTCGCATGGCGAAGAACTGGCCTGGCCGGCCGACCTCTACCTCGAGGGCTCGGACCAGCATCGCGGCTGGTTCCACTCCTCTCTGCTGACGGGCTGCATGCTTTACGGCCGCCCTCCCTACAACGCGTTGCTCACGCACGGCTTCGTCGTCGACGGCCAGGGCCGGAAAATGAGCAAATCGGTGGGCAACGTCATCGCGCCGCAGAAGGTCTCGGACTCCCTCGGCGCGGAGATCCTGCGCCTTTGGGTGGCGTCCACGGACTACTCCGGGGAATTGTCCATCTCCGACGAGATCCTCAAGCGGGTGGTCGAAAGCTACCGCCGCATCCGCAATACCTTGCGATTCCTGCTGGCCAACCTGGCCGACTTCGACGCGGTATCGATGACGGTGCCCTATGCGCAGCGCCTCGAGATCGACCGCTATGCGCTCGCCATGACCGCGCAAATGCAGCAGGAAGTGCTGGGCCACTACGAAAAATACGACTTCCATCCCGCGATGTCGCGCCTGCAGACCTTCTGCTCCGAAGACCTGGGCGCGTTCTACCTGGATATCCTGAAGGATCGCCTGTACACGACCGGCGCCGCCAGCGTGGCGCGCCGATCCGCGCAAAGCACGC
Above is a genomic segment from Bordetella genomosp. 11 containing:
- the ileS gene encoding isoleucine--tRNA ligase, translating into MDYKKTLNLPDTSFPMRGDLAKREPAWIAEWEENHVYQAIRAASKGRPRFVLHDGPPYANGDIHIGHAVNKILKDIILKSRNMAGYDAHYVPGWDCHGMPIEIQIEKKYGKNLPVAEMQSKARAYAHEQIERQKKDFKRLGVLGQWDRPYMTMAFRNEANEIRALARIMDKGYVFRGLKPVNWCFDCGSALAEAEVEYADRVDPAVDVAFPFADKAGLARAFGLASVDDGAIVIWTTTPWTIPSNQALNLHPEIEYALVRVSPALPTGPLLLLATERVQTCLEHWGLQGEIVATTRGEALAGLTFHHPLARVDAGYNRLSPVYLGDYVTLDTGTGVVHSAPAYGIEDFVSCKTHGLADADMLSPVMGDGRYASTLPLFGGLSIWDANPKIVETLREAGTLLHSEKHKHSYMHCWRHKTPIIYRATNQWFAGMDITPREGGPTLREAALAGIEATRFYPAWGRARLHAMIANRPDWTLSRQRQWGVPMAFFVHKETGTLHPRTVELLEQIAQRVEQGGIETWQSLDPRELLGDEADMYEKSRDTLDVWFDSGTTHFTVLGGKDATQSGSHGEELAWPADLYLEGSDQHRGWFHSSLLTGCMLYGRPPYNALLTHGFVVDGQGRKMSKSVGNVIAPQKVSDSLGAEILRLWVASTDYSGELSISDEILKRVVESYRRIRNTLRFLLANLADFDAVSMTVPYAQRLEIDRYALAMTAQMQQEVLGHYEKYDFHPAMSRLQTFCSEDLGAFYLDILKDRLYTTGAASVARRSAQSTLLDITQTLVKLMAPVLSFTAEEAWKELTGTALKHQADVARATVFAEVFQALPPLAEGDPLPAKWSRLRAIRAEVMRKLEEVRSAGGIGSSLQAEIDITASGDDLDALRSLGDDLRFVLIVSRATVHAGTGGERQIAIAPSSHKKCERCWHWRADVGVDPDHPEICGRCVSNLFGTGEAREHA